In Saccharothrix syringae, the following are encoded in one genomic region:
- a CDS encoding serine hydrolase domain-containing protein, whose product MRVPALLIATTLLAPLVAVTPAHAHGREARFDQPHAGWSNDLLEPGTPERVGLDPAPLDEALARVARYTEPDASGHPLFAGAVTLYAHEGTVVTERPVGWAVRYADASGTELPEDQRVPMTRDTIFDVASISKLFTSIVVMRQHEQGKFELDDPVARHLPEFGVNGKEGITVRQLLTHTSGLVAWLPLWSQYPDVPSRVKAVMDTRPVNPPGTAYVYSDLNLITLGLLAERWSGRKLDELVRRDITAPLGLVDTGYNPPASKLDRIAATEYQAGRGLVRGVVHDENAWSLGGVAGHAGVFSTARELAVLGQAILNGGHHAGRRVLRPETVELMLTDFNQGFPGNSHGLGFELDQRWYMGALTSPRTAGHTGFTGTTLVLDPLSRSIAVLMTNRVHPTRDWGSINPARRVVADGLARALAVKPRHGTAWTPETGGGTLTTRDLARRAGGQVLSFSAFVDLDPGDRVVVEATNDGTSWRDVRVLAGYGQRRWERVEVVTEAALRYRWRYERGTGYGGRGVYVDTVRITDHHGVLLDAEREADGLHATGWRVADR is encoded by the coding sequence ATGCGCGTCCCCGCCCTGCTGATCGCGACCACCCTGCTCGCACCCCTGGTCGCGGTGACCCCCGCGCACGCCCACGGCCGCGAGGCGCGGTTCGACCAGCCGCACGCGGGTTGGTCGAACGACCTGCTCGAACCGGGTACCCCCGAGCGCGTGGGACTGGACCCGGCACCCCTGGACGAGGCGCTGGCGCGGGTCGCGCGCTACACCGAGCCCGACGCGAGCGGCCACCCGCTGTTCGCGGGCGCGGTCACGCTGTACGCGCACGAGGGCACCGTGGTGACCGAGCGGCCGGTGGGCTGGGCGGTCCGCTACGCCGACGCCTCGGGCACCGAGCTGCCCGAGGACCAGCGGGTGCCGATGACCCGCGACACGATCTTCGACGTCGCCTCGATCTCCAAGCTGTTCACCTCGATCGTGGTGATGCGCCAACACGAGCAGGGGAAGTTCGAGCTGGACGACCCGGTCGCCCGCCACCTGCCCGAGTTCGGCGTCAACGGCAAGGAGGGCATCACCGTCCGGCAGCTCCTGACCCACACGTCGGGCCTGGTGGCGTGGCTGCCGCTGTGGTCGCAGTACCCGGACGTGCCCTCCCGGGTCAAGGCCGTCATGGACACCAGGCCGGTCAACCCGCCGGGTACCGCGTACGTGTACTCCGACCTGAACCTGATCACGCTCGGCCTGCTGGCGGAGAGGTGGTCGGGCCGGAAGCTGGACGAGCTGGTCCGCCGGGACATCACCGCGCCGCTGGGCCTGGTGGACACCGGCTACAACCCGCCCGCGAGCAAGCTGGACCGGATCGCGGCCACCGAGTACCAGGCGGGCCGGGGCCTGGTCCGCGGCGTGGTGCACGACGAGAACGCCTGGTCGCTGGGCGGCGTGGCCGGGCACGCGGGCGTGTTCTCCACCGCGCGCGAGCTGGCCGTGCTCGGCCAGGCCATCCTCAACGGCGGCCACCACGCGGGCCGGCGCGTGCTGCGCCCGGAGACGGTCGAGCTGATGCTCACCGACTTCAACCAGGGCTTCCCCGGCAACTCCCACGGCCTGGGCTTCGAGCTGGACCAGCGCTGGTACATGGGCGCGCTGACCTCGCCGCGGACCGCCGGGCACACCGGGTTCACCGGCACCACGCTGGTGCTCGACCCGCTGTCGCGGTCGATCGCGGTGCTGATGACCAACCGCGTGCACCCGACCCGGGACTGGGGCTCGATCAACCCGGCGCGCCGGGTGGTGGCCGACGGCCTGGCGCGGGCGCTGGCGGTGAAGCCCCGGCACGGCACCGCGTGGACGCCCGAGACCGGCGGCGGCACGCTCACCACCCGCGACCTCGCGCGCCGCGCCGGCGGGCAGGTGCTGTCCTTCTCCGCGTTCGTGGACCTCGACCCCGGCGACCGGGTCGTCGTGGAGGCGACCAACGACGGGACCTCCTGGCGCGATGTCCGGGTGTTGGCCGGTTACGGGCAGCGGCGGTGGGAGCGCGTCGAGGTGGTGACCGAGGCGGCGCTGCGGTATCGCTGGCGGTACGAGCGGGGCACGGGCTACGGCGGTCGTGGTGTTTACGTCGACACCGTGCGCATTACCGACCACCACGGTGTGTTGCTCGACGCGGAGCGAGAAGCCGACGGCCTTCACGCCACAGGGTGGCGAGTCGCGGACCGATAG
- a CDS encoding exo-beta-N-acetylmuramidase NamZ family protein: MSAVDRRGFLAAGALALPPLGALAQPDHRPPTRPRRVETGAERLAERGWERFAGRRVGVVTNPTGVLRDHTHVVDSMVAAGRPPVAAFGPEHGFRGTAQAGGSEGDYQDPRTGIPVYDAYGANAAKLAGMFTKAGVDTVAFDIADVGARFYTYIWTMYTAMHAAALTGAEFVVLDRPNPVGGTARGPQLDPAHATGVGRKPVVQQHGMTVGELALLFNGEFLPDDGARVEHLEVVEAAGWRRDDLDTGVPWVAPSPNMPTRDTALVYPGTCLFEGLVFSEGRGTTRPFETVGAPGLDWRWAEDLNALGLPGVRFRETYFTPTFNKFADQLCGGVALHLTDAHRFDAPRTAVAMIVTARARYPRVFAWRPDNWIDKLSGSDRLRRMVDAGAGTDDVVGAWQDELAAFERTRRPYLRYR, from the coding sequence GTGAGCGCGGTGGACCGCAGGGGCTTCCTCGCGGCGGGTGCCCTCGCCCTGCCCCCGCTCGGCGCCCTGGCGCAGCCGGACCACCGGCCGCCGACCCGCCCGCGACGGGTCGAGACCGGTGCGGAGCGGCTGGCCGAGCGCGGCTGGGAGCGGTTCGCCGGCCGCCGGGTCGGCGTGGTCACCAACCCGACCGGCGTGCTGCGCGACCACACGCACGTGGTCGACTCGATGGTCGCCGCCGGCCGCCCGCCGGTCGCCGCGTTCGGCCCCGAGCACGGCTTCCGCGGCACGGCCCAGGCCGGCGGCTCCGAGGGCGACTACCAGGACCCGCGCACCGGCATCCCGGTCTACGACGCGTACGGCGCGAACGCCGCCAAGCTCGCCGGCATGTTCACCAAGGCGGGCGTCGACACCGTCGCGTTCGACATCGCGGACGTGGGCGCGCGCTTCTACACCTACATCTGGACCATGTACACGGCGATGCACGCCGCCGCCCTCACCGGCGCCGAGTTCGTCGTGCTCGACCGCCCCAACCCGGTCGGCGGCACGGCCCGCGGCCCGCAGCTCGACCCGGCCCACGCCACCGGGGTGGGCCGCAAGCCCGTGGTCCAGCAGCACGGCATGACCGTCGGCGAGCTGGCGCTGCTGTTCAACGGCGAGTTCCTGCCCGACGACGGCGCCCGCGTCGAGCACCTGGAGGTGGTGGAGGCCGCCGGCTGGCGCCGCGACGACCTCGACACCGGCGTGCCGTGGGTCGCCCCGAGCCCGAACATGCCCACGCGCGACACCGCGCTGGTCTACCCCGGCACGTGCCTGTTCGAGGGCTTGGTGTTCTCCGAGGGCCGCGGCACCACCCGCCCGTTCGAGACCGTCGGCGCGCCGGGCCTGGACTGGCGGTGGGCCGAGGACCTGAACGCCCTGGGGCTGCCCGGCGTGCGGTTCCGCGAGACCTACTTCACGCCGACGTTCAACAAGTTCGCCGACCAGCTGTGCGGCGGGGTGGCCCTGCACCTCACCGACGCGCACCGGTTCGACGCGCCCCGCACCGCCGTGGCCATGATCGTCACGGCGCGCGCCCGGTACCCGCGGGTGTTCGCGTGGCGGCCGGACAACTGGATCGACAAGCTCAGCGGCTCGGACCGGCTGCGCCGCATGGTCGACGCGGGCGCGGGCACCGACGACGTGGTCGGCGCCTGGCAGGACGAGCTGGCCGCGTTCGAGCGCACCCGCCGGCCGTACCTGCGCTACCGGTAG
- a CDS encoding glycoside hydrolase family 3 protein: MLGPLFAAVVAAASAVTAPVGPPPVPDQARGLTALVADLTLEQKVGQLFVTYLHGQSPDEAHPGNVRDFGVATPAEVVAKYQPGGVIYFNNASYDNIDTPRQVANLSNGLQAASPVPLTVATDQEAGLVTRIGPPATQFPGNMALGAGRSARDAERAAAVSARELRAMGVNQDFAPDADVNSNPANPVIGVRSYSGDPALAAELTAAQVRGYQQTPLSPRSVSATAKHFPGHGDTAEDSHTSLPTVDRTAEQWRAVDAPPFRAAIAAGVDSIMTAHIRMPAIDPSGEPATLSKPVLDLLRGELGYDGVVITDSLHMAGVRQLHPDAEVPVLALKAGVDQLLMPVNLGEAIDRVVAAVRSGELTEQRIDRSVLRVLRMKSLRGLFSRVPTTPERVDSTVGAAEHLAAARAITDRTTTAVRNDAGVLPLASRPTAPLVTGWGDATTRTLAGLLGGTALPTGSAPAEAQISAAARAAGNADLVVVLTNGLSRQPAQQALVARLLATGRPVVAVAVQNPYDVAHTAAPTWLATYSYNPVALESLARVITGEVRPSGRLPVAVPGPTPYPFGHGLGW; encoded by the coding sequence GTGCTCGGTCCGCTCTTCGCCGCCGTCGTGGCCGCGGCCTCCGCCGTGACCGCCCCGGTCGGCCCGCCACCCGTCCCCGACCAGGCCCGCGGGCTCACCGCCCTGGTGGCCGACCTGACGCTGGAGCAGAAGGTCGGCCAGCTGTTCGTCACCTACCTGCACGGCCAGTCGCCCGACGAGGCGCACCCCGGCAACGTGCGCGACTTCGGCGTGGCCACGCCCGCGGAGGTGGTGGCGAAGTACCAGCCGGGCGGCGTCATCTACTTCAACAACGCCAGCTACGACAACATCGACACGCCCCGGCAGGTCGCGAACCTGTCCAACGGCCTGCAGGCCGCGAGCCCCGTCCCGCTGACCGTGGCCACCGACCAGGAGGCGGGCCTGGTCACCCGCATCGGGCCGCCCGCCACCCAGTTCCCCGGCAACATGGCCCTCGGCGCCGGCCGCAGCGCGCGGGACGCCGAGCGCGCCGCCGCCGTCTCCGCCCGCGAGCTGCGCGCCATGGGCGTCAACCAGGACTTCGCGCCCGACGCGGACGTCAACTCCAACCCGGCCAACCCGGTCATCGGCGTGCGCTCGTACTCCGGCGACCCGGCGCTGGCCGCCGAGCTGACCGCCGCCCAGGTGCGCGGCTACCAGCAGACCCCGCTGTCACCGCGGTCGGTCAGCGCCACCGCCAAGCACTTCCCCGGCCACGGCGACACCGCCGAGGACAGCCACACCAGCCTGCCCACGGTCGACCGCACCGCCGAGCAGTGGCGCGCGGTGGACGCGCCGCCGTTCCGGGCGGCCATCGCCGCGGGCGTCGACTCGATCATGACCGCGCACATCCGGATGCCGGCCATCGACCCGTCGGGCGAGCCGGCCACGCTGTCCAAGCCGGTCCTGGACCTGCTGCGCGGCGAGCTCGGCTACGACGGCGTGGTCATCACCGACTCCCTGCACATGGCGGGCGTGCGGCAGCTGCACCCCGACGCCGAGGTGCCCGTGCTGGCCCTGAAGGCGGGCGTCGACCAGCTGCTGATGCCGGTGAACCTGGGCGAGGCGATCGACCGCGTGGTCGCCGCGGTGCGCTCCGGCGAGCTGACCGAGCAGCGGATCGACCGCAGCGTGCTGCGGGTGCTGCGGATGAAGTCCCTGCGCGGCCTGTTCTCCCGCGTGCCGACCACACCCGAACGGGTGGACTCCACCGTCGGCGCCGCCGAGCACCTGGCCGCCGCGCGGGCGATCACCGACCGCACCACCACCGCCGTGCGCAACGACGCGGGCGTGCTGCCCCTGGCCTCCCGCCCGACCGCCCCGCTGGTCACCGGCTGGGGTGACGCGACGACCCGCACCCTGGCCGGGCTGCTGGGCGGCACCGCGCTGCCCACCGGGTCCGCGCCGGCGGAGGCGCAGATCAGCGCCGCCGCGCGGGCCGCCGGGAACGCCGACCTCGTGGTCGTGCTGACCAACGGGCTGTCCCGCCAGCCCGCGCAGCAGGCCCTGGTGGCCCGGCTCCTGGCCACCGGCAGGCCCGTGGTCGCGGTGGCCGTGCAGAACCCGTACGACGTGGCGCACACCGCCGCGCCGACGTGGCTGGCCACCTACTCCTACAACCCGGTGGCCCTGGAATCGCTCGCCCGTGTGATCACCGGCGAGGTGCGGCCGAGCGGCAGGCTCCCGGTGGCCGTGCCGGGGCCGACGCCGTACCCCTTCGGCCACGGCCTGGGCTGGTGA
- a CDS encoding HAD-IB family hydrolase, producing MTDRATEGSRVAAFFDLDKTVIAKSSTLAFSRPFFQEGLINRRAVLKSAYAQFVFMLAGADADQMDRMRSHITALCEGWDVEQVRSIVEETLHDIVDPLVYKEATQLISEHKDEGHDVVVVSASGEELVAPISAMVGATRSVGTRMVVSAGRYSGEVGFYCAGENKAIAVKQLADRHDYDLTRCYAYSDSISDLPLLEAVGHPTAVNPDRALRRVAERRGWPVLTFSDPVSLRARIPRPSGTAVAVTAIGLGAATAAGVAWYGLRRRRRS from the coding sequence GTGACCGATCGCGCCACCGAAGGCAGTCGCGTCGCCGCGTTCTTCGACCTGGACAAGACGGTCATCGCCAAGTCGAGCACGCTGGCGTTCAGCCGGCCGTTCTTCCAAGAGGGCCTCATCAACAGGCGTGCGGTGCTCAAGAGCGCCTACGCCCAGTTCGTGTTCATGCTGGCCGGCGCGGACGCCGACCAGATGGACCGGATGCGCTCGCACATCACCGCGCTCTGCGAGGGCTGGGACGTCGAGCAGGTTCGCTCGATCGTGGAAGAGACGCTGCACGACATCGTCGACCCCCTGGTCTACAAGGAGGCCACGCAGCTCATCTCGGAGCACAAGGACGAGGGCCACGACGTGGTCGTGGTGTCCGCCTCCGGCGAGGAGCTGGTCGCGCCCATCTCCGCCATGGTCGGCGCGACGCGCAGCGTGGGCACCCGGATGGTCGTCTCGGCCGGCCGCTACTCGGGCGAGGTGGGCTTCTACTGCGCCGGGGAGAACAAGGCGATCGCGGTCAAGCAGCTCGCCGACCGGCACGACTACGACCTGACCCGCTGCTACGCCTACTCCGACTCGATCAGCGACCTGCCCCTGCTGGAGGCGGTCGGCCACCCCACCGCGGTCAACCCCGACCGCGCGCTGCGCAGGGTCGCGGAACGGCGCGGGTGGCCCGTGCTGACCTTCTCCGACCCGGTGTCGCTGCGGGCCCGCATCCCGCGCCCCTCGGGCACGGCGGTCGCCGTGACGGCCATCGGCCTCGGCGCGGCCACGGCCGCCGGCGTGGCGTGGTACGGACTGCGCAGGCGCCGCCGGAGCTGA